The following coding sequences are from one Acidobacteriota bacterium window:
- a CDS encoding PLP-dependent aminotransferase family protein yields the protein MATSGTEPVSAAARVPLYRTIADAVIRDIRRGKHLEGERLPASRDLARALEVNRATVHQALQVLKREGWIETNKGGGTRVVRRSSAAPVLGPAPAWDRIASSLLLRIVAEPPAAEPVAAPYDLSRLAPDERDFPAAAFAALLAEVARDGTLLAYGSPFGYRPLRETLAERLSRRGIAADPDALLIVNGAQQGLDLITRALVDPGDAVAVESPSYSGALSLLRAHRARLVGVPLDDEGMETAAFERALAERPKFVYAIPDFHNPTGLLASARRRAEIAGRAAAAGVLLVEDAFDADLLVEGELPPPLAALAPEHVIHLGTISKALFPGVRVGWIAGPREFVHRLAALKRVGELTSPPLLQAALNLFLTRGDYDRHLARTRVRLKRRLALAHRTVLNRFPIGTAVERPAGGWVLWVRLPEGVTGRALVAAAREQGVLLSAGADFSPDQSDVSAIRVSVARGTTAELEKALEIAGASARDLARQAARQKKGRAKSARDASDAQEAALIQI from the coding sequence ATGGCGACGTCAGGGACAGAGCCCGTGAGCGCGGCGGCGCGGGTCCCGCTCTACCGGACCATCGCGGACGCGGTCATCCGCGACATCCGTCGCGGCAAGCACCTCGAGGGCGAGCGCCTCCCCGCGTCCCGCGATCTCGCGCGGGCGCTCGAGGTCAACCGGGCGACCGTCCACCAGGCGCTCCAGGTCCTCAAGCGCGAGGGCTGGATCGAGACGAACAAGGGGGGCGGGACCCGCGTCGTGCGCCGCTCCAGCGCGGCCCCCGTTCTCGGGCCCGCGCCCGCCTGGGACCGCATCGCGTCGTCGCTTCTCCTCCGGATCGTCGCGGAGCCGCCCGCTGCCGAGCCGGTGGCCGCCCCGTACGACCTCTCGCGCCTCGCGCCCGACGAACGCGACTTCCCGGCCGCGGCGTTCGCCGCGCTGCTGGCCGAGGTCGCGCGCGACGGAACGCTCCTCGCGTACGGCTCGCCGTTCGGCTACCGGCCGCTGCGCGAGACGCTGGCCGAGCGCCTGTCGCGCCGGGGGATCGCGGCCGACCCCGACGCGCTCCTCATCGTGAACGGCGCGCAGCAGGGCCTCGACCTCATCACGCGCGCGCTCGTCGACCCGGGCGACGCCGTCGCCGTCGAGAGCCCGAGCTACTCGGGCGCGCTCTCGCTCCTGCGCGCGCACCGCGCCCGCCTCGTCGGTGTGCCGCTCGACGACGAGGGGATGGAGACGGCCGCCTTCGAGCGCGCCCTCGCCGAGCGGCCGAAGTTCGTGTACGCGATCCCGGACTTCCACAACCCCACGGGACTCCTCGCCTCGGCGCGGCGCCGGGCCGAGATCGCGGGCCGCGCCGCCGCCGCGGGCGTCCTCCTCGTGGAGGACGCGTTCGACGCGGATCTTCTCGTCGAGGGCGAGCTCCCGCCGCCGCTCGCCGCCCTCGCGCCGGAGCACGTGATTCACCTCGGGACGATCAGCAAGGCGCTCTTCCCGGGCGTGCGCGTCGGCTGGATCGCGGGACCGAGGGAGTTCGTCCACCGGCTCGCGGCGCTGAAGCGCGTCGGCGAGCTCACGTCTCCGCCGCTCCTGCAGGCCGCGCTGAACCTCTTCCTGACGCGCGGCGACTACGACCGCCACCTCGCGCGGACGCGCGTGCGGCTCAAGCGGCGCCTCGCGCTCGCTCACCGGACGGTCCTGAACCGCTTCCCGATCGGCACGGCCGTCGAGCGGCCCGCGGGCGGCTGGGTCCTCTGGGTGAGGCTGCCCGAGGGGGTGACCGGGCGCGCGCTCGTCGCGGCCGCGCGCGAGCAGGGGGTCCTCCTGTCGGCCGGCGCCGACTTCTCGCCCGACCAGTCCGACGTTTCCGCCATCCGCGTGTCCGTCGCACGCGGCACGACCGCCGAGCTCGAGAAGGCCCTCGAGATCGCGGGCGCCTCGGCGCGCGACCTCGCCCGCCAGGCCGCGCGTCAGAAGAAGGGCCGCGCGAAGTCCGCGCGGGACGCGAGCGACGCCCAGGAAGCGGCTCTCATTCAGATCTGA
- a CDS encoding DUF507 family protein, translating into MSISRERAVDLSHRMVERLGKTPGVVVAAEREFLRNHILQAILAWDKENDRITGAVKAKIAEKARRVVEGTREWDLLVAEEMERAYAAFLSRGE; encoded by the coding sequence ATGTCGATCTCCCGCGAGCGGGCCGTGGACCTTTCGCACCGGATGGTCGAGCGTCTCGGGAAGACGCCGGGCGTGGTCGTGGCGGCCGAGCGCGAGTTCCTCAGGAACCACATCCTCCAGGCGATCCTCGCGTGGGACAAGGAAAACGACCGGATCACCGGCGCCGTAAAGGCGAAAATCGCCGAAAAAGCGCGCCGCGTCGTCGAAGGCACGCGCGAGTGGGACCTCCTCGTCGCCGAGGAGATGGAGCGCGCGTACGCGGCGTTCCTCTCCCGCGGCGAGTAG
- a CDS encoding fructose-6-phosphate aldolase (similar to novel fructose-6-phosphate aldolase from Escherichia coli; enzyme from Methanocaldococcus janaschii shows transaldolase activity) gives MRFFLDTADADEARRVREWGLLDGILLRPDAAGAPGRDTRRLLAELAQVGDGPVVATLAAGDPKAMYKEARELHKHGKNVVLRVPMTREGLRVVRLLGDEQIATDVGLVYTASQALLAARAGSAYVSPSVGELDDAGQIGMDVVESIVRVYDNYGLETQICVQGIQNPIHVLDAAALGADVATLPYAVLDKLFDHPLTAKGVALLRAPAGDGPRRIH, from the coding sequence ATGCGATTTTTTCTCGACACCGCGGACGCCGACGAGGCGCGCCGCGTCCGCGAGTGGGGCCTCCTCGACGGGATCCTCCTCCGGCCCGACGCCGCCGGAGCCCCTGGGCGGGACACCCGCCGCCTGCTCGCCGAGCTCGCGCAGGTCGGCGACGGCCCGGTCGTTGCGACGCTCGCGGCGGGCGACCCGAAGGCGATGTACAAGGAGGCGCGCGAGCTCCACAAGCACGGCAAGAACGTCGTCCTGCGCGTCCCGATGACGCGCGAAGGCCTGCGCGTCGTGCGCCTCCTCGGCGACGAGCAGATCGCGACGGACGTCGGCCTCGTCTACACGGCCTCGCAGGCGCTCCTCGCCGCGCGCGCCGGCAGCGCGTACGTGAGCCCGTCCGTCGGCGAGCTGGACGACGCGGGCCAGATCGGGATGGACGTCGTCGAGTCCATCGTGCGCGTGTACGACAACTACGGCCTCGAGACGCAGATCTGCGTGCAGGGAATCCAGAACCCGATCCACGTCCTCGACGCGGCCGCCCTCGGGGCCGACGTCGCGACGCTGCCGTACGCCGTCCTCGACAAGCTCTTCGACCATCCGCTCACCGCGAAGGGCGTCGCGCTCCTGCGCGCCCCGGCGGGCGACGGGCCGAGACGGATTCACTGA
- the gyrA gene encoding DNA gyrase subunit A yields the protein MIDPTEKIPVSIEEEIRRSYLDYAMSVIVGRALPDVRDGLKPVHRRVLYGMWEQSNRAGRPYKKSARIVGDVMGKYHPHGDSAIYDTIVRMAQPFSLREPLVDGQGNFGSVDGDAAAAMRYTEIRLARLADDLIGDDIDKETVDWTLTYDGSLQEPVVLPSAFPNLLVNGSEGIAVGMATKIPPHNLAEACDAAVLLLDDSKTDLAGLLKALPGPDFPTGGIILGRQGIVDAYRTGRGILQVRGKAGIEKNKKGDRESIVITEIPYQVNKARLIELIAHLVNEKRLEGISAIRDESDREGMRVVVDVKRDAVAQVVLNQILALTPLQSSFGIIFLAIVDGQPRVLPLKDLFRHFLDHRRAVVVRRTQFDLRKAEERAHLLLGLAVALANLDRVIAIIRGSKDAAEAKERLCAEVVVEKAALEKFLGVESLEISASARTEDGLLRLDAVQAQAILEMRLQRLTGLEREKILAEYREVLSLVADLKDILATPARVAAIIRAELLAVKERFGNPRRTEIQAEAGTLEMEDLIAEEEVVLTISRGGYAKRTPLSVYRAQRRGGKGRTGAATAAEDVVEHLFVGSTHDSLLAFTNKGRVHWVKVYDLPSLAPATRGKALVNFLALEEGERLAAMATTRTFPDDRFLIFATRNGTVKKTVLSAYGNPREKGIIAIKLEEGDELLSAQITDGTRKVFLGTRNGMGIKFEETDVRAMGRDTTGVKGIELREGDFLVEMDLVEDSSTLLAVTEKGYGKRTDIAEYRQQGRGGTGVINVKVTEKNGPVVGVSSVTDTDHLLLITEQGILIRIAVSDVRETGRATMGVKLIDLADGDRVVAVAKLAGEDVPNGDAEPPAEGAPPPEGPQTA from the coding sequence GTGATCGACCCGACGGAGAAGATCCCCGTCTCCATCGAGGAGGAGATCCGGCGGAGCTACCTCGACTACGCGATGTCCGTCATCGTCGGGCGCGCCCTGCCCGACGTGCGCGACGGATTGAAGCCCGTGCACCGCCGCGTCCTGTACGGGATGTGGGAGCAGAGCAACCGCGCCGGCCGCCCGTACAAAAAGTCAGCGCGCATCGTCGGCGACGTCATGGGCAAGTACCACCCGCACGGCGACTCGGCGATCTACGACACGATCGTCCGCATGGCCCAGCCGTTCTCGCTGCGCGAGCCGCTCGTGGACGGCCAGGGCAACTTCGGCTCCGTGGACGGCGACGCGGCCGCCGCGATGCGCTACACGGAGATCCGCCTCGCGCGCCTCGCCGACGACCTCATCGGCGACGACATCGACAAGGAGACGGTCGACTGGACGCTGACGTACGACGGCTCGCTCCAGGAGCCCGTCGTCCTGCCGTCGGCGTTCCCGAACCTGCTCGTGAACGGCTCGGAGGGGATCGCGGTCGGCATGGCGACGAAGATCCCGCCGCACAACCTCGCCGAGGCGTGCGACGCGGCGGTCCTCCTCCTCGACGATTCGAAGACCGACCTGGCCGGGCTCCTGAAAGCCCTGCCGGGCCCCGACTTCCCGACGGGCGGGATCATCCTCGGCCGCCAGGGAATCGTGGACGCGTACCGGACCGGGCGCGGCATCCTGCAGGTGCGCGGCAAGGCGGGGATCGAGAAGAACAAGAAGGGCGACCGCGAGTCGATCGTCATCACGGAAATCCCCTACCAGGTCAACAAGGCGCGGCTCATCGAGCTCATCGCGCATCTCGTGAACGAGAAGCGCCTCGAGGGCATCTCCGCGATCCGCGACGAGTCCGACCGCGAGGGAATGCGGGTCGTCGTCGACGTCAAGCGCGACGCCGTCGCGCAGGTCGTCCTGAACCAGATCCTCGCGCTCACGCCGCTGCAGTCTTCGTTCGGAATCATCTTCCTCGCGATCGTGGACGGGCAGCCGCGCGTCCTCCCGCTGAAGGACCTCTTCCGCCACTTCCTCGACCACCGCCGCGCGGTCGTCGTGCGCCGCACGCAGTTCGACCTCCGGAAGGCCGAGGAGCGCGCGCACCTCCTGCTCGGCCTCGCCGTCGCGCTCGCGAACCTCGACCGCGTCATCGCGATCATCCGGGGGAGCAAGGACGCCGCGGAGGCGAAGGAACGGCTGTGCGCGGAGGTGGTCGTCGAGAAGGCCGCGCTCGAGAAGTTCCTCGGCGTCGAGTCGCTCGAGATCTCCGCGTCCGCGCGCACCGAGGACGGCCTCCTGCGCCTCGACGCGGTCCAGGCGCAGGCGATCCTCGAAATGCGCCTGCAGCGCCTCACGGGCCTCGAGCGCGAGAAGATCCTCGCCGAATACCGCGAAGTCCTCTCCCTCGTCGCCGACCTGAAGGACATCCTCGCGACGCCCGCCCGCGTCGCCGCGATCATCCGCGCCGAGCTTCTCGCGGTGAAGGAGCGCTTCGGGAACCCGCGCCGCACCGAGATCCAGGCGGAGGCCGGCACGCTCGAGATGGAAGACCTCATCGCCGAGGAGGAGGTCGTCCTCACGATCTCCCGCGGCGGCTACGCGAAGAGGACGCCGCTCTCCGTCTACCGGGCGCAGCGCCGCGGCGGCAAGGGCCGCACGGGCGCCGCGACGGCCGCCGAGGACGTCGTCGAGCACCTCTTCGTCGGCTCGACGCACGATTCGCTTCTGGCGTTTACCAATAAGGGCCGCGTCCACTGGGTCAAGGTCTACGACCTCCCGTCGCTCGCGCCCGCGACGCGCGGCAAGGCCCTCGTGAACTTCCTCGCCCTCGAGGAGGGCGAGCGCCTCGCCGCGATGGCGACGACGCGCACGTTCCCCGACGACCGCTTCCTGATCTTCGCGACGCGGAACGGCACCGTGAAGAAGACGGTCCTCTCCGCGTACGGCAACCCGCGCGAGAAAGGGATCATCGCGATCAAGCTCGAGGAGGGCGACGAGCTCCTCTCGGCGCAGATCACGGACGGCACCCGAAAAGTGTTCCTCGGGACCCGCAACGGGATGGGCATCAAGTTCGAGGAGACGGACGTCCGCGCGATGGGCCGCGACACGACGGGCGTCAAGGGGATCGAGCTGCGCGAGGGCGACTTCCTCGTCGAGATGGACCTCGTCGAGGACTCGTCGACGCTCCTCGCGGTCACGGAGAAGGGCTACGGCAAGCGCACGGACATCGCGGAATACCGCCAGCAGGGCCGGGGCGGCACGGGCGTCATCAACGTGAAGGTCACCGAGAAGAACGGCCCCGTCGTGGGCGTCTCGTCCGTGACGGACACCGACCACCTCCTTCTGATCACGGAGCAGGGGATCCTGATCCGGATCGCGGTCTCGGACGTGCGCGAAACCGGCCGCGCGACGATGGGCGTCAAGCTCATCGACCTGGCGGACGGGGACCGTGTCGTCGCCGTCGCGAAGCTCGCGGGCGAGGACGTCCCGAACGGCGACGCCGAGCCTCCGGCCGAGGGCGCGCCGCCCCCCGAAGGCCCGCAAACCGCCTAG
- the gyrB gene encoding DNA topoisomerase (ATP-hydrolyzing) subunit B, with protein MSAESNPNSGDDYGAASIKLLKGLEAVRKRPGMYIGNTDDITGLHHMVTELVDNAIDEAQAGYCDTISVVVHADDSVTVEDNGRGIPVGPHPVHKRETLEIILTDLHSGGKFDDNAYKVSGGLHGVGLSVVNALAGALLVEVKREGKVWQQRYGKGVPLEPIREVGKTAKTGTKITFKADPEIFSVTSYNFDGLSQRLRELAFLNRGVTIEAVDERDPKGEKKHVFRYEGGIKSFVEHLNKNKAPLHEAVITFADVKNPTGDPAQDAKHERLDVALQWNEGYAEQIFCFTNTISNKDGGTHLEGLKAALTRAIQRYAESTGLTKNLKDTTLSGDDCREGLTAVVSLKIRDPKFSSQTKEKLVSQEAKTWVQTVTYERLSSFFEENPKVARRVVEKIVDAARAREAARKARELVRRKGALDGAGLPGKLADCQEGDPALSEIFIVEGDSAGGSAKQGRDRRTQAILPLKGKILNVEKARFDKMLAFAEIRSLILALGAGIGEDFDAGKIRYHKIILMTDADVDGSHIRTLLLTFFFRQMRATIDKGYLYIAQPPLFRVVEGKRETFLKDEKEKARFLLARLGEDRTLVSETTEKTASGAALTALVAEMQEWRGLVARLAVRGFPEALLRTLVNGGLTDPAAFADRTRLERAAQELSAVVEAFEIRADEEHGGHAIHVRQAVNGVVKTGVVDAAFLAGYEMRKVADLAAKIDGFLDGPYRLRANGSGAEQALATLPEAVDAVLASAEKGLTINRYKGLGEMNPETLWETTMNPASRRLLQVRVEDAVEADEIFTILMGDAVEPRREFIEANALNVSNLDI; from the coding sequence GTGAGCGCGGAGTCGAACCCGAACTCGGGCGACGACTACGGCGCCGCGTCGATCAAGCTCCTCAAGGGGCTCGAGGCCGTGCGCAAGCGGCCGGGGATGTACATCGGAAACACCGACGACATCACGGGCCTCCACCACATGGTGACCGAGCTCGTCGACAACGCGATCGACGAGGCCCAGGCCGGCTACTGCGACACGATCAGCGTCGTCGTCCACGCGGACGACTCCGTGACGGTCGAGGACAACGGGCGCGGCATCCCGGTCGGGCCGCACCCGGTCCACAAGCGCGAGACGCTCGAGATCATCCTCACGGACCTCCACTCGGGAGGGAAGTTCGACGACAACGCGTACAAGGTCTCGGGCGGCCTCCACGGCGTCGGCCTCTCCGTCGTGAACGCGCTCGCGGGCGCGCTCCTCGTCGAGGTCAAGCGCGAGGGGAAGGTCTGGCAGCAGCGTTACGGCAAGGGCGTTCCGCTCGAGCCCATCCGCGAGGTCGGGAAAACCGCCAAGACGGGCACGAAGATCACGTTCAAGGCGGACCCCGAGATCTTCTCGGTCACGAGCTACAACTTCGACGGGCTGTCGCAGCGCCTTCGCGAGCTCGCGTTCCTGAACCGGGGCGTCACGATCGAGGCCGTCGACGAGCGCGACCCCAAGGGCGAAAAGAAGCACGTCTTCAGGTACGAGGGCGGGATCAAGTCCTTCGTGGAGCACCTCAACAAGAACAAGGCGCCGCTGCACGAGGCCGTCATCACGTTCGCGGACGTGAAGAACCCGACCGGCGACCCGGCGCAGGACGCCAAGCACGAGCGGCTCGACGTCGCGCTCCAGTGGAACGAGGGCTACGCCGAGCAGATCTTCTGCTTCACGAACACGATCTCGAACAAGGACGGCGGCACGCACCTCGAGGGCCTCAAGGCCGCGCTCACGCGGGCGATCCAGCGCTACGCCGAGAGCACGGGGCTCACGAAGAACCTCAAGGACACGACGCTCTCCGGCGACGACTGCCGCGAGGGCCTCACGGCCGTCGTCTCGCTCAAGATCCGCGACCCGAAGTTCTCCTCGCAGACGAAGGAGAAGCTCGTTTCGCAGGAAGCGAAGACGTGGGTCCAGACCGTCACCTACGAACGGCTATCGAGCTTCTTCGAGGAGAACCCGAAGGTGGCGCGCCGGGTCGTCGAGAAGATCGTCGACGCCGCGCGGGCGCGCGAGGCGGCCCGCAAGGCGCGCGAGCTCGTCCGCCGCAAGGGCGCGCTGGACGGCGCGGGTCTTCCCGGCAAGCTCGCGGACTGCCAGGAAGGCGATCCGGCGCTGTCGGAGATCTTCATCGTCGAGGGCGACTCGGCCGGCGGCTCGGCCAAGCAGGGCCGCGACCGGCGGACGCAGGCGATCCTCCCGCTCAAGGGCAAGATCCTGAACGTCGAGAAAGCGCGCTTCGACAAGATGCTCGCCTTCGCGGAGATCCGCTCGCTCATCCTCGCGCTCGGCGCGGGGATCGGCGAGGACTTCGACGCCGGCAAGATCCGCTACCACAAGATCATCCTCATGACGGACGCCGACGTCGACGGGAGCCACATCCGGACGCTCCTCCTGACGTTCTTCTTCCGCCAGATGCGCGCGACGATCGACAAGGGCTACCTCTACATCGCGCAGCCCCCGCTCTTCCGCGTCGTGGAGGGCAAGAGGGAGACCTTTCTCAAGGACGAGAAGGAAAAGGCGCGGTTCCTCCTCGCGCGCCTCGGCGAGGACCGCACGCTCGTCTCCGAGACGACCGAGAAGACGGCCTCCGGCGCGGCGCTCACCGCGCTCGTGGCCGAGATGCAGGAGTGGCGCGGCCTCGTCGCGCGCCTCGCCGTGCGCGGCTTCCCCGAGGCGCTCCTCAGGACGCTCGTGAACGGCGGCCTCACGGACCCCGCGGCCTTCGCCGACCGCACGCGCCTCGAGCGCGCGGCGCAGGAGCTCTCGGCCGTCGTCGAGGCGTTCGAGATCCGCGCGGACGAGGAGCACGGCGGCCACGCGATCCACGTCCGGCAGGCCGTGAACGGCGTCGTCAAGACGGGCGTCGTGGACGCGGCGTTCCTCGCCGGCTACGAGATGCGCAAGGTGGCCGACCTCGCCGCGAAGATCGACGGGTTCCTGGACGGGCCGTACCGGCTCCGGGCGAACGGCTCCGGCGCCGAGCAGGCGCTCGCGACGCTGCCCGAGGCCGTCGACGCGGTCCTCGCGAGCGCGGAGAAGGGCCTCACGATCAACCGCTACAAGGGCCTCGGCGAGATGAACCCCGAGACGCTCTGGGAGACGACGATGAACCCCGCGTCGCGCCGGCTCCTGCAGGTGCGCGTCGAGGACGCCGTCGAGGCCGACGAGATTTTCACGATCCTGATGGGCGACGCGGTCGAGCCGCGGCGCGAATTCATCGAGGCGAACGCCCTGAACGTCTCGAACCTGGATATCTGA
- the recF gene encoding DNA replication and repair protein RecF (All proteins in this family for which functions are known are DNA-binding proteins that assist the filamentation of RecA onto DNA for the initiation of recombination or recombinational repair.): MEILSLTSDAFRNLASTRLEFHPRLNLVVGDNGQGKTNLLEALALVSGRASFRTRDLAEVREHLAPRTVVSARVREAGDPRTDATLGLVLSAGVREHYRDGKRVTRLTAARTLPAVFLTARDLARLSGPAADRRRALDRAALAVDPEHARFLAQYEKARASKTRLLALSPRYDADEMAVYESTLSETGARIAVSRRATRARLETEIARAAEALGSPFRGVALELLSDLPAEGDAADHSRALAALMRQKKADERRAQRCLAGPHRDDVLLKAEGVPVASRASSGETRTFLLAWTLAEMTLMAEAAGNPPVLAFDDFDSEWDPRVLGAFAEALPEDGQIFLSSARPEAVRGLPLPAGALYRMAAGRLAREGILGAGRSASRVARGGGR; the protein is encoded by the coding sequence GTGGAGATTCTGTCCCTCACGTCGGACGCGTTCCGGAACCTCGCCAGCACCCGGCTCGAGTTCCACCCGAGGCTCAACCTCGTGGTGGGAGACAACGGGCAGGGCAAGACGAACCTCCTCGAGGCGCTCGCGCTGGTCTCCGGACGGGCGTCGTTCCGCACCCGCGACCTCGCGGAGGTGCGTGAGCACCTGGCTCCGCGCACGGTCGTGTCCGCGCGCGTGCGCGAGGCGGGAGACCCACGCACCGACGCGACCCTCGGCCTCGTTCTTTCGGCCGGCGTTCGCGAGCACTACCGGGACGGCAAGCGCGTCACGCGCCTCACGGCCGCCCGCACGCTTCCCGCGGTGTTCCTGACGGCGCGCGACCTCGCGCGCCTCTCGGGGCCGGCGGCCGACCGCCGGCGCGCCCTCGACCGGGCCGCGCTCGCCGTCGACCCCGAGCACGCGCGCTTCCTCGCGCAGTACGAGAAGGCGCGCGCGTCCAAGACGCGGCTTCTCGCGCTCTCGCCGCGTTACGACGCCGACGAGATGGCCGTGTACGAATCGACGCTCTCCGAGACCGGCGCCCGGATCGCCGTCTCCCGCCGCGCGACGCGCGCGCGCCTCGAGACGGAGATCGCCCGGGCCGCCGAAGCTCTCGGCTCTCCCTTCCGCGGCGTCGCGCTCGAACTCCTGAGCGACCTCCCGGCCGAGGGCGACGCGGCGGACCACTCGCGGGCCCTGGCCGCGCTCATGCGGCAGAAGAAGGCCGACGAGCGGCGGGCCCAGCGCTGCCTCGCGGGGCCGCACCGCGACGACGTTCTCCTGAAGGCCGAGGGCGTTCCGGTCGCGTCGCGCGCCTCTTCCGGCGAGACGCGGACCTTCCTCCTCGCGTGGACGCTCGCCGAGATGACGCTCATGGCCGAGGCGGCGGGCAACCCGCCGGTCCTCGCGTTCGACGACTTCGACTCCGAGTGGGACCCTCGCGTCCTCGGCGCCTTCGCCGAGGCGCTTCCGGAGGACGGGCAGATTTTTCTCTCGTCCGCGCGCCCGGAGGCCGTCCGCGGACTCCCGCTACCCGCGGGCGCCCTCTACCGCATGGCGGCGGGCCGCCTCGCGCGCGAGGGAATCCTCGGCGCGGGCCGGTCCGCGTCGCGCGTCGCCCGCGGAGGCGGCCGGTGA
- the dnaN gene encoding DNA polymerase III subunit beta translates to MELTIPASVLARELSLIQGVVEKRTTHQILTNVLLEARNGVLALTATDLDTTLVSEIPTTAQKSAGAVTAPARRLYDVVRELPPNAELKLKVLENNHVSVECKEPKLRIRLNGLPAGDYPTRPEPSGGPSLTLPFGALRRMVDKVRFAVSTEEMRLQLQGALLKAKNGVVEMVATDGHRLALVEVEGSKADSGFEPVLVSKKILDELGKLDAADDAAVTIVRGTNHIGFVVGNRKLFSKLDERRFPDYEKVISKENDKKAVVPREELLGAVRRIALLSGDRTKAVSLAFDKGSLVVSSESQEVGDGSQEIPAAYDSTPVTLRLNARYLEQFLEAAETKDVHLFVKDEQAQCQGRPGEPLGGIRSYLYVVMPMRM, encoded by the coding sequence GTGGAGCTGACAATTCCGGCCTCGGTTCTTGCCCGCGAACTCAGCCTGATTCAGGGCGTCGTGGAGAAGAGAACCACGCATCAGATTCTCACGAACGTGCTTCTCGAAGCGCGAAATGGCGTCCTCGCCCTGACGGCGACAGATCTGGACACGACCCTCGTGTCCGAGATCCCGACGACGGCACAGAAGAGTGCCGGGGCCGTGACGGCGCCGGCACGCCGGCTTTACGACGTCGTGCGCGAGTTGCCGCCGAACGCCGAGCTCAAGCTCAAGGTGCTCGAGAACAACCACGTGTCCGTCGAGTGCAAGGAACCAAAGCTGCGGATCCGGCTCAATGGCCTGCCGGCCGGGGACTACCCCACGCGGCCGGAGCCCTCCGGGGGTCCGTCGCTCACGTTGCCGTTCGGCGCGCTGCGCCGCATGGTCGACAAGGTCCGCTTCGCGGTTTCGACCGAGGAGATGCGCCTGCAGCTGCAGGGGGCTCTCCTGAAGGCGAAGAACGGCGTCGTCGAGATGGTCGCCACCGACGGGCACCGGCTCGCCCTGGTCGAGGTGGAAGGGTCGAAGGCCGATTCGGGGTTCGAGCCCGTGCTCGTTTCGAAGAAGATCCTCGACGAGCTCGGAAAGCTCGACGCGGCGGATGACGCGGCCGTGACGATCGTGCGCGGCACGAACCACATCGGGTTCGTCGTCGGGAACCGGAAGCTGTTCTCGAAGCTCGACGAGCGCCGCTTTCCCGACTACGAGAAGGTCATCAGCAAGGAAAACGACAAGAAAGCCGTCGTCCCGCGGGAAGAGCTCCTCGGCGCGGTGAGGCGCATCGCGCTCCTCTCGGGCGACCGGACGAAGGCCGTGAGCCTCGCGTTCGACAAGGGATCGCTCGTCGTTTCGTCCGAGAGCCAGGAGGTCGGCGACGGCTCGCAGGAGATCCCCGCGGCCTACGACTCGACCCCCGTGACGCTGCGCCTCAACGCGCGCTACCTCGAGCAGTTCCTCGAGGCGGCCGAGACCAAGGACGTCCACTTGTTCGTCAAGGACGAGCAGGCCCAGTGCCAGGGCCGGCCCGGGGAGCCACTCGGCGGCATCCGGAGCTACCTCTACGTCGTCATGCCGATGCGGATGTAA